The genomic DNA TCCAGTCATTGGCCAGGCGCTGCTGCACTTCGGCGAATACGGTGTTGATCTCCTGATCCTTGTTTTCCCAGTCACTGCCTGGGTTGTAGGAACGCGAGAAGTCCATGTGGTGGCCGTTCAGGGCGGTTGGCATGGCGCCCCAGAAGTTGTTGGTCTGGTCTTTCTGGTGAGAGAAGCCGAGGGTCAGTGTGGTGTCTTCGGACAGGTCCGCCTCGGTGATTGCATAGAACAGGCCGTGGTCTTGTTCGACGTCATCGATGTAGCTGTTGGCCCCCCGGTATGACGTCACCACGCGGCCGCGCAGTGTGCCACTGTCGTTGAGCGGGCTGGAGGCATCGATTTCGCCGCGGTAGTCGTCCCAGCTGCCAGCGGCGCCGGTCAGGGTGACCTTCTGTTCGGCCAGCGGACGCTTGCGTACCAGGTTGATGGCCGCCGAAGGGTTGCCGGAGCCGGTGATCAGGCCGGTCGCACCGCGGACGATCTCGACGCGGTCGAACATGGCCAGGTTAGGCTGGGCACCTACGGTATACGGCTTGTAACCGCTCGGAATGCCGTCGTACATCAGGTTGTCGATGTCAAAGCCACGCGAGATGTAGTTTTGCCGACCTGGACCGCCGGAATAGTCAAGGAACAGCCCTGGCGTAGCCTTGACCACGTCGTTGATGCTGGTCATCGCCTGGTCGTCCATGCGCTGACGGGTAATCACGGTCACCGCCTGCGGTGTTTCACGCAGGCTCAATGGCAGCTTGGTGGCGGTGGCCATGGAACCTGTGGTGTAGGACTGCGAACCCTCGGTGGTGCTGCCCAGCCGATCGGAGCTGATCTCGGTGGCGCCCAACACCAGCGTGGTGGGCTGGTCGTCTTCGGCCAAGGCCGGTGTGACGATGGCCATGCACACGGCCATGGCGAGCAGGTTGCGGGCAGGGAGATGGCGCGAGGGCGCGAGTGGCGACGGCATTGGGGGTGGGTTCCTGTACATTGTTAAACGTTATTGAAAGTGTGTATGAGAACGATTAACAATAAGTTTGTCAGGATTTGCCTGCCCTTGAAAGATTGGGATGCAGGAATTTTTACCTTTTTTTCACATTTGTGGCGGTGGCCGGGCGGCTTCGTGCAGAGGGGATCAGGGTTCAGTGCGGTTTATCGTCTTGCCCTGCTGCACAGCCACTTCCGCAGCCTGGCCATCACGTTGCTTGCCTTGGCGCGCCAACCCTTCCAGTTGCGGGATCAGCATGCCTTCGGGCAAATGTCGCCAGAAACGCCCCGGCATGTGCAGGCGCAAGGCATCCGGGTTGAGGCGGGCGGGGTTGAAGGTATGGCGGTAGTAGGTCCGCCACAGCTCGGCACCCGGGTCATCGGCATTGCGCGCCCACTGCCGCCAGGCGTCCGGGCAGTGCCGCTGGTAATCGAAACCCTGGCCGTCGAAGCGAATACCGTCCTGCGGTGTGGCGATCAACCAGCGCTGGCGCCCCAGGCGGTCGGCGAAGTGCGCGCTGGCACTGGGCAGAATGTCATGGGCCGGCTCGTGATAGGCCACCAGGTCCAGTTGCAGTTGCTCGGCAAGTGCTGGTGGCAAGGGTACGAAACGCACGAACGCGTGCAAGTGATGTGCTTCACGGCTGACCTGCTTGATACGCCGGTGCAGTTCACTGCCCAGGCGGTCGCCCGCAAGCATTGCCGTGCGGTCACCGTGGGCCACGCGCCAGAGCACTTCGTACAGCAGGTTCCAGCGTTGCTCGCCCCGGTAGCGCGATGCCTGTTCCAAGAGGCTCAACAGCGCCGCCGGTACCGTGGCGCGAAACGGGCCGGGCCCGTCTGGCAGGGGGGCAGGCACCGCCAGGAGATCGTCGATCGGGCCTTGCGACCAGGTCACTTGCGCCGGGTCGATGCCGTGCCCGAGCAGCGTGCGGGCCTGGTCGCGCCAGGTGCTGAAGCGCTCGTCACAGTCGAGCGCGATCACCCCCACAACCCCATCTGCACCGGCGCCTGTGGTTCACGCAGGCGCTCGCGCAGCAGGCCGCTGCGCAGCTCCGCCTGGCCTGGGCGGTAGTCGCTGGTGATGATGAATGGCCGGGCCTTGTCGAGCACGCAGCGCAGCTGGATCAGGTCGTCGTAGCGCACGCGCCGTTCCCGGCGCAGCGCCACCAGCCGCTGCACACTGCGCAGGCCGATGCCGGGGATACGTGCCAGCAGCGCGGGCTCGGCACGGTTCACATCCAGTGGGAACACCTCACGGTTGGCCAGCGCCCAGGCAAGCTTGGGGTCGATGTCAAGCGCCAGGTTAGCCTCCTGGCCAAGCAACTCACCCGCTTTGTAGCCATAGCCGCGCAACAGGAAGTCTGCCTGGTACAAGCGGTGCTCGCGCAGCAGCGGTGGAGCTGCCAGCGGCACGCTGCCGGGGCTGTCGGGTATCGGGCTGAAAGCTGAGTAATACACGCGCTTGAGGCCGTAACCCTGGTACAGCGACTCGGCGTTGCGCAGCAGTGTGCTGTCGTCAGTGGCGTCGGCGCCGACGATGACCTGGGTGCTTTGCCCGGCCGGGGTGAAGCGCGGTGCTTTCGGTTCGCCCGCCACGGCTTGCTGCCCCTGGTGGATGACGCCCATGGCCTGGCGAATGGTATGGGCGTGTTTTTCCGGGGCCAGGCGCTTGAGGCTGGCATCGGTGGGCAGTTCGATATTGACGCTGAGGCGGTCGGCCAGGCGCCCGGCTTCCTCGATCAGCAGTGGGTCGGCGTCGGGGATGGTCTTGAGGTGGATGTAACCCCGGAAGTTGTGCTCCTCACGCAGCAGGCGCGCCACGCGGATCAACTGTTCCATGGTGTAGTCGGCCGAGCGGATGATGCCGGAGCTCAGGAACAGGCCACTGATGCAGTTGCGCCGGTAGAAATCCAGGGTCAGGCGCACCACTTCCTCGGGCGTGAAACGTGCCCGCGGCACGTTGCTGGAGCGGCGATTGACGCAATATTGGCAGTCGTACAGGCAGAAGTTGGTCAACAGCACCTTGAGCAGCGAAACGCAGCGCCCGTCCGGTGTATAGCTGTGGCAGATGCCCATGCCATTGGTGGCGCCCAGGCCGTTGCTGCCGCGCGAGCTGCGTTTGGGCGCGCCACTGCTGGCACAGGACGCGTCGTACTTGGCGGCATCGGCGAGGATGCCAAGCTTGGCAATGAGCTGCATGAGGGTGTCTCGTGATACTGAATATTCATACAGTATTTTGAGAATGGACTGAATGCAAGTGGCGCAGCAGCCCTGTCAAACGTTACGACCCGCTCAGTCAGGACATCTAAACTTACAAACAGCCCGCCGCGGTTGCCATCACGGCGAGCCCTCACACCTTAATCCGACCACCGCGACCCCGGACCGGACATCCCTCGCTGACGGTGGCCTTCTTGCAGAGGAGGGCAGGTCATGGACGAGGCAAGGCTTCATGATTTCATGGGCAAGCTGGTGGGAGACATGGGCGCTGCGGCGACCCTGGCCAATGTGATACTTGGCGACGAACTGGGGTTGTACCGGGCCATGGCTGATAGTCAGCCGGTCACCCCCGAAGTGCTGGCGGCCCGGACCGGCTGCCACCCACGGCTGGTGCGCGAATGGCTCAACGCTCAGGCCGCGTCCGGCTATGTGGTCCATGAGCAGGGCAGGTTCGTGCTGCCCGAGGAGCAGGCCATGGCACTGGCCCTGGAGGACTCACCGGCCTATATGGCGGGTGGCGCGGCGGTGGTGGCCGCGCTGTTCCACGACAAGGACAAGCTGGTGGCTGCCATGCGCGGTGATGGCGGGCTGGCCTGGGGCGACCATCACCCCTGCATGTTCAGCGGTACCGAGCGTTTCTTCCGGCCCGGCTATCGCACCTTCCTGGTGGCCGACTGGCTGCCGGCGCTTGACGGAGTGGTGGCCAAGCTGCAGGCCGGCGCCAAGGTCGCGGATGTCGGTTGCGGGCATGGCGCTTCGACGCTGGTCATGGCCCAGGCGTTTCCAGCATCGACCTTCATCGGCTATGACTACCATACGCCGTCCATCAGCACGGCCCGCGAACGCGCCAGTGAGGCCGGTTTGACCCCGCAGGTGAGTTTCCAGCAGGCTTCGGCCAAGGATTATCCGGGCAGCGATCATGATCTGGTGTGCTTCTTCGATTGCCTGCACGACATGGGCGACCCCGTTGGCGCTGCACGGCATGCCTACCAGGCGTTGAAGCCCGGTGGCACGGTGATGCTGGTTGAGCCCTATGCCGAGGACACGCTGGACGGCAACCTGACGCCGGTCGGTCGCCTGTTCTATGCCGCGTCGACGTTTATCTGTACACCGAATTCGCTGTCTCAGGAGGTTGGGCTGGGGCTCGGCGCACAGGCCGGGGAGGCGCGCTTGCGGGCGGTGTTCGAGGAGGCGGGGTTCACGCAGTTCCGGCGGGCGACACAGACACCGTTCAACCTGATACTGGAAGCCAGGAAGTAGGCGTAGATCAATGCTGGCCTCATCGCCGGCAAGCCGGCTCCCACAGGAACACCACTGGCCTTGAGAGCAGTGGCAGGCACACCACCGGGCTTGAGTGAGGTGGCAGACACACCACTGCCCTTCAGAGCAGTGGTTAGCCTGTGGGAGCCGGCTTGCCGGCGATGAGGCCGGTGCAGACAAAAAGAAGGGGCGCCCTGTTGGCGCCCCTTCTCTTGCTGCTTAGGCTTCAGCGTCCCAAGGACGATCGCCTTTTTCATCTTTCACGCGGGTCGGCAGGCCCATGACATCCAGCGCCTTGAGGAACGGCTCGGCTGGCAGCTCCTCGACGTTGACCATGCGCTTGGCATCCCACTCGCCGCGGGCAACTAGCAGGGCCGCAGCCACCGGCGGTACACCGGCGGTGTAGGAGATACCCTGGCTGTCGGTCTCAGCGTAGGCCTCTTCGTGGTCGGCCACGTTGTAGATGAACACTTCACGCGGCTGACCATCCTTGGTGCCCTTTACCAGGTCACCGATGCAGGTCTTGCCGGTGTAGCCCGGGGCAAGCGAAGCCGGGTCAGGCAGCACGGCCTTGACCACTTTCAGCGGCACCACTTCCAGGCCTTCAGCGGTCTTGACCGGTTGCTCGGAAAGCAGGCCAAGGTTCTTCAGCACGGTGAACACATTGATGTAGTGCTCGCCGAAGCTCATCCAGAAGCGCACGTTCGGCACGTTCAGGTTCTTCGAGATCGAGTGGACCTCGTCGTGACCGGTCAGGTACAGGTTCTGCGAACCCACGACCGGCAGGTCGTCGGTACGCTTGACCTCGAACATGGTGTTGCTGGTCCACTGGCTGTTCTGCCAGCTCCATACTTGCCCGGTGAACTCGCGGAAGTTGATTTCCGGGTCGAAGTTGGTGGCGAAGTACTTGCCGTGGGATCCAGCATTGACGTCGAGAATATCGATCGAGTCAATGCTGTCGAAATACTGTTGCTGCGCCAGTTTTGCGTAGCTGTTCACCACACCCGGGTCGAAACCGACGCCGAGAATGGCGGTGATGTTCTTCTCTTGGCATTCTTCGAGGTGTTTCCACTCGTAGTTGCCATACCAGGGCGGCGTCTCGCAAATCTTGCCCGGTTCTTCGTGGATCGCGGTGTCCAGGTAGGCGACACCGGTATCGATGCAGGCACGCAGCACCGACATGTTGAGGAAGGCGGAGCCCACGTTGATCACGATCTGCGATTCAGTCTCGCGGATCAGTGCCTTGGTTGCCTCGACATCGAGGGCGTTGAGCGAGAAGGCCTGGATGTCGGCGGGTACCTTGAGGCTACCCTTGGCCTTGACGCTGTCGATGATGGCCTGGCATTTGGAGATGTTCCGCGACGCAATGGCAATACGACCGAGTTCGTCGTTATGCTGCGCGCACTTGTGGGCCACCACCTTGGCGACACCTCCTGCACCAATGATAAGAACGTTCTTCTTCAATTTATCCCTTGCTCCTTACTTGATAGCCGGCCTTACGACAGGCTGGAAACGTAGTCTTCGAAACCGAACTCGCGCACCACTTCGACGCTGCCGTCGAGCTGCTTGACCGCGATGGATGGCATCTTCAAACCGTTGAACCAGTTTTTCTTGACCATGGTGTAACCCGCCGTGTCGATGAACGACAGGCGATCGCCGATGGCCAGCGGACGATCGAATTGGTACTCGCCGAAGATGTCGCCGGCCAGGCACGATTTGCCGCAGACCATGTAGGTGTGCTCGCCATCGTTGGGGGCCATCTTGGCGTTCAGCCGGTAGATCAGCAGGTCGAGCAGGTGTGCTTCGATCGAGCTGTCGACCACGGCCAGGTTCTTGCCGTTGTACAGGGTGTCGAGCACGGTGACTTCCAGCGAGGCGCTGTTGGTGATGGCCGCTTCGCCCGGCTCCAGGTAG from Pseudomonas putida includes the following:
- a CDS encoding saccharopine dehydrogenase family protein, whose protein sequence is MKKNVLIIGAGGVAKVVAHKCAQHNDELGRIAIASRNISKCQAIIDSVKAKGSLKVPADIQAFSLNALDVEATKALIRETESQIVINVGSAFLNMSVLRACIDTGVAYLDTAIHEEPGKICETPPWYGNYEWKHLEECQEKNITAILGVGFDPGVVNSYAKLAQQQYFDSIDSIDILDVNAGSHGKYFATNFDPEINFREFTGQVWSWQNSQWTSNTMFEVKRTDDLPVVGSQNLYLTGHDEVHSISKNLNVPNVRFWMSFGEHYINVFTVLKNLGLLSEQPVKTAEGLEVVPLKVVKAVLPDPASLAPGYTGKTCIGDLVKGTKDGQPREVFIYNVADHEEAYAETDSQGISYTAGVPPVAAALLVARGEWDAKRMVNVEELPAEPFLKALDVMGLPTRVKDEKGDRPWDAEA
- a CDS encoding putative DNA modification/repair radical SAM protein, yielding MQLIAKLGILADAAKYDASCASSGAPKRSSRGSNGLGATNGMGICHSYTPDGRCVSLLKVLLTNFCLYDCQYCVNRRSSNVPRARFTPEEVVRLTLDFYRRNCISGLFLSSGIIRSADYTMEQLIRVARLLREEHNFRGYIHLKTIPDADPLLIEEAGRLADRLSVNIELPTDASLKRLAPEKHAHTIRQAMGVIHQGQQAVAGEPKAPRFTPAGQSTQVIVGADATDDSTLLRNAESLYQGYGLKRVYYSAFSPIPDSPGSVPLAAPPLLREHRLYQADFLLRGYGYKAGELLGQEANLALDIDPKLAWALANREVFPLDVNRAEPALLARIPGIGLRSVQRLVALRRERRVRYDDLIQLRCVLDKARPFIITSDYRPGQAELRSGLLRERLREPQAPVQMGLWG
- a CDS encoding class I SAM-dependent methyltransferase — encoded protein: MDEARLHDFMGKLVGDMGAAATLANVILGDELGLYRAMADSQPVTPEVLAARTGCHPRLVREWLNAQAASGYVVHEQGRFVLPEEQAMALALEDSPAYMAGGAAVVAALFHDKDKLVAAMRGDGGLAWGDHHPCMFSGTERFFRPGYRTFLVADWLPALDGVVAKLQAGAKVADVGCGHGASTLVMAQAFPASTFIGYDYHTPSISTARERASEAGLTPQVSFQQASAKDYPGSDHDLVCFFDCLHDMGDPVGAARHAYQALKPGGTVMLVEPYAEDTLDGNLTPVGRLFYAASTFICTPNSLSQEVGLGLGAQAGEARLRAVFEEAGFTQFRRATQTPFNLILEARK
- a CDS encoding TIGR03915 family putative DNA repair protein, which gives rise to MGVIALDCDERFSTWRDQARTLLGHGIDPAQVTWSQGPIDDLLAVPAPLPDGPGPFRATVPAALLSLLEQASRYRGEQRWNLLYEVLWRVAHGDRTAMLAGDRLGSELHRRIKQVSREAHHLHAFVRFVPLPPALAEQLQLDLVAYHEPAHDILPSASAHFADRLGRQRWLIATPQDGIRFDGQGFDYQRHCPDAWRQWARNADDPGAELWRTYYRHTFNPARLNPDALRLHMPGRFWRHLPEGMLIPQLEGLARQGKQRDGQAAEVAVQQGKTINRTEP